In Vitis riparia cultivar Riparia Gloire de Montpellier isolate 1030 unplaced genomic scaffold, EGFV_Vit.rip_1.0 scaffold418_pilon_pilon, whole genome shotgun sequence, the genomic window aaatgaaataaagtccAAAAATGCTTTTGGATggcattcaaaaaaaaaaaaaaatgaaaattatttctaaaattttgaaaacaaaaagggaattaagatcatataataaaatcttattagaTCCATGATACAAACCGAAGATAAAGattataaatatcaaacaaatattatattaaaatgtatttattttaactatttattagactacaaaataattataataatatatacaaataaataaattaattaataaatctttttatattataaaatataagattttgtaTCAATAATTTATAGATGCTCGTGACTCCCTATAAAAAGGAGTAACCCCTAattatcttcttcttccactttgttataacaatttatttatttccacaATTTAACCCAAAATTTATGTTAAATGTACCTTGTTGCTTTCatcaaatgttttcaaaacaacCCGAACTTGgaaagtttaataaaaaatttactcgTTTTATATTAAtagacttttctttttcttttttatattaataaaaacttaaaatcaaaccaaaatttccaaatttcattttttttcaacaattttctcCTAAACAAaacagttttctttttctttattttttttttatttttttttattttttttattttaaaaaaacaagtaaaaataaaagttattttcaaaaaatataaattatttttttaaaaaataaaaaaaataaaaaccaaactagaaccctaaattttctatttttaagaataaaaattaataacttctacataaaatctaataacttatatataaaaatatcctGAACACCTGAGCTGGTTGTTGCAGGATGTTCTTTGATtatcaaaccaaacaaaaaaataaaaactttcaatataaaaactacaataataataacttttatattaagaaaaaaaaaaacacacgaGCTTTCCTCATCAACTTAAAAGttatctttaaaatttgaaaaaaaaaatgaaataataatttttttttttaaataattgttttttctaggtaaatctcaaaatgttcttatatttaatacatttcatataaaagttactattattttctattttttaagggtaaaaaacaaaaaatagattcTATCAAGAGTTCCAATTGCCCCATTCTTACTAGGGACATCATTCATCATCAAATCAAggagaatttcaaatttcaacataTAGGAGGATCACACTAGAAACTCAAAAGTTGTGAGATGTTcaacaaaaattcttttgacCAAACTCAGCATTAACCTACCTGGAAAACCCCAAATGCAGAAAGTTCTGGAAATATTAggccataaaataaaaacttgggTATATAAAGTTGCACTAATCAAAGAGTGAGAATCCCATATCGTCATCACtctcttccttctcttcctttttctcctcAGCTGGAGGTGCATCAGCTGCCGGTGCCCCTCCCCCAGAAGGTGCTGCTGCAGCAGCTCCACCACCACCAAAGAAGCCGCCGCCTCCACCGCCACCAACAATCACCTGCATCACATAAATTCATACATCATATATAATACAAAACCCAAGCCTACACTCTCAGCTTCAATAACATGCAAACATCTTCAGCTGAAACAAAATCAAGCAGAACAAAACCCTAATCACAGAAGGTCCAATACATGGGTCCAGACCACTCCAGTGGCCCACAGCATCTTCTGCGTCATATTAACGTCCAATAACAATACAACATCGAATTGGAATTAAAATAGCCCAACCACCAATCAGATTATTACAAACTTGTTAATCAACTACACAGAGTGGGCTTTCCAGGTTAAAAGCAAGAACTAAAAATAATACCCACATGAGATTTGCATCACAAATATGATTTTCCTGCTCCAACCCATTTAAATCCTCACTcacaaaaacaacaaacatCCATTTTATGAAATCTGAATACACCAAGCAATCCACCACCCCCAATTGGATTAATGGTTGAGTCACCAGAATAAAGGATGGAAGCATATATTTACTggtcaaaactattttttggcACTCTTATTGAACATGTTGGTAACAATTGTCCAATGCCATGCAGCTACCAAATTGAAAACAGAACAGAATGAATATTGGGAAACATGATATCAAAAGCTattacttagaaaaaaaaaacaattttagaaaagattTAGGGCCCGTTTGgtttctgtttttgaaaactgttctaaaaaacagtttttgagaatagtttttaaaaacagttttttgtgttttcaggagaaaaaaaaattgtgtttgagaACTGAATActgtaaaacaatttttgttcataaatacaaaaaaaatatatttagttgagttaataaaaaagttttttagaataaataaaacaaaaaaagcatatttgaaagttatttttttttaattaataaagtattttctttcattaacttgatattataaatgtataaataattttcatatgcaccattcatttaaattaaaaaaaattattccattttgacattttcatacccgttataatttttttaaacaaatgatgattttataaccatgtgtaagtatattaatttcaataatttaagaaaaaagaaaaggcttGCGATGGGGATGTGTGGTAGTTGAGTGGAGCTCAACTTCGTGGAGACATAAAAAACAGCTAGGAAATCACAAAAAGAAGACAGAAAACACGAAAAACAATCTATGCTCTGAAcagtgaaaaaacaatgaaaacatctttttattgttctaaaaaaaatagtttttgagaacatcgaaaacacacaaaaacaaaaacacacccccttccccaaacaagttttttgttttcaacaaCAGAAATCAGTTCTTGAAAATAGGAACCAAACAGGCCTAGCATGTTGTTTTAGAAAATGCTCCCAGTTTAGTTCCAAAAACAAGAGCATTTCTAAATAGTATTTTCATTCACGAAGAACCCCGTAGGGACCATACAATCTaccaatttcttttatattacgGGCAATGGTAACCAGGACTATTGCTCAGGAATCTGCCATTTCTTTTGATATGGCAGGAAATGATAACAAGGGTCGTTGCCCAGGTATTTGCAAAAGACCCAGCTTAACATGCAATGTTGTTGTATTATCCTGAAACGGAAGAAACCACTATGCATAATAAACAATTAATCAATGTACTACACCCATATCTTCATATAGAATTGAGAGAACAGAGGAGCGACCATCCATCAATCCGAATACTTTAATCATAAACTCACAACTTATATAGCCATTAAAAATAGAACTTATTAAAAAggcaagacaaaaaaaataccTAATACCATCCATTTGCTGGAAAATCCAACAAATCTCAAATGCTTTGCAAGtttgaaaactcaaaattttctgGGCAATCAGACAGAAGAATATAAGTACCTGGAAAACGCCAGAGGAAGGAGTGACGTAGGAGAAAGATGACTGAACTCCGCCGGAGGAGTCGGCGGAGAGAGCAGACTGAACGCACTTCCTCTGCAGATCGTAAGTGGAGGCCGCGGACTCTTCGAGATCGCCGTTCATCTGCTTCGCGGTCCACTCCTTGCCGGAGCTCCGGCAGACGAATGTGAAGactcccatttttctttctccaaaCCCCTAACTCTAACCCTAATTCACAGCCCAAAGAGATGAGAGGTCGGCTTCTGGGCGTTGTGCTAACTTTATGTAGAGGagcaaaaccctaaccctagaatGAGAGATTTGGGCCATGGGCAAAAGGACAATTTTGTCCCcgcgctttttttttttttttttaaactactCTTAACGTTTTTGGGCATAAGGATATGGGTCGTCTTGGGCTGGACCACAATGATGGGCCCACAACTTTGAAGGGTTGTATAAACTTGGAAATAATTGGGAAAATTCGCATAAGCTGTAgcataataaaaacatttgaaaaatatgactatttttttttatttcttttggaaATGAATAAAACTGAATAAAAACTCTGTTAATTGTcctcaacaataaaataaaaaaatattaaaaatatattacttaagttattaataattatttaccACTTGGCattttattaatccaacattTCTTTCCAAAACACGCAATcttattatctattttcttttgggttATTGATTAAAATACCTTTAAAAACTCAATTAGAAATCTaatatttcatctttctttttaccACATTTTTGACAAAATACTATTATTCTTTTCGtgcaaaaataacattttcttttaaagcatacatgtaaatatttgaaataaccAAGGATGTTTATATCAAAAATGAGTTACTCTAAACATAAAAATGgttaaattcattattttattccttttaagcaattaattattagttttttatcttatatattttctttctccataTAACTCTCTtgttaaatacttttaaaatcttaattattattttttaaatttaaaatataattaaaactaaacatataaaaataaaacattaatttcttattcaagttaatattttctcttttatttttttatattgcatAGTTTTTTTCCATATCTAACTGTCCaattaaatatctttaaaagATTAAAGAAAAGGTGAAACTAAATATAACCCTAAATTTAAAGCCTTTGGATTCTTTCTCAATaccaactctttttttttttttttttatatatatatatatactaaaaatgaaaaaaagttaaaaaaaaaaaattatataaaattttagtcttgatttaaaattatttttaaaaacagttaccagacaagtttttaataatttttttcaccatATTTCTTCATTCCCAATAGGCATGATTTAGTCCGTtctatgaaaatagtttttaaaataagtttttgaaatttctattgaaaatatgtttGCTAAGTGCAATTTCACATATATGTTTTACAGATGGAAATTTTGTTTGcttatacaaattaaaattaattctgaaagaaaaaaatacagaGACAACTTGTCTCATTTTTAAACTAagtttttctaataattttgttatttttcaatTGGTAAGGTTGTGATATGCATCATATTAACCAATTATCAAATTGGTTAAAtataaaaccaaataataataataataataataataataataataataataataataataataataattgtattttaattcATCTTTAATCATACACTAACTAAAATAAATGTAGAAAtgattaaattaagaaaaataaaaaaatgtaaatgaagTATGAAAATTGTAACAAAATAATATAGGTTTACATAATTCCTTGTGACTATGCTATCACAAAATATTTAGGAGCAATTCAATATAGATTAGGAAGCAGAGGACTTACTCCTAATAAATCACCTCACCAAGGACCTTTCAAGAAGATGAAGACCTATATTCAGTACTAAGCATCAATTGTTCAACCCCTTCTCCTTACCCTTTTGTTGTCAGAGCCCATTTGGAAGTGCTTtcagaaaacacttttaacataaaaagcatttttaaaaaaaaaaaaaaaaaatcagatgtttgacaaaatttagaaaatattttttaaaggttttgaaaaatttagaaaatattttaaaaagttatgaaaaatcgCCTGTAGTGCTTCTAGAGATGCACTTAATAGATGATTatctaaaaaacacttttgaaaaatacttcGACTAGAAGCACTTCAAATAGAAATACTCCAAAGCACTTCCATAATTTCCCAAAATTGCAGAGCATGGAGAAATCTTCtaacagaaaacaaaaacattctTCTCTGATGCCACCATCCTTTTTGCTGGCCCACTTCCTACTATCCTCTCCAGCTATATCAATCACAAAACAATTTAGTTAGTAAATCCACTGAAACAACTATAACCCACTAGCCATCTGAATGCCCTGCAACTGCACCATCCATACAGTTACATGCATTTCTATTATGCTACTACCAATAAACAGAACTAGAGTATTTACCCGGAATTGATCAAAGCGAGAAAAAAGCACAGTGCAAGTCATGTTATGGGACCCTTCAAGCATATTCACAATCTGCAAATAATAATCCAAAGCAAAAAAAGTGAGGGGAAGTTTGAAAAGATCCTAAAGATAAAGAAGTGGCCTAGATcagggggaaaaaaagaaggatcAAGCTCACCTCAGGGTAAAATTCTTTCCTCTCAGGAAGAGAATAGATGATTAGATTCTGAATGCCACGGATCTACACACGAGGAAAAACAAGCATATAAATTAACATGAAGTGCGATAAGAGCATACCAAGCATTCCACCCAACCTGTCGGGTCAAAATCCTTAAACAAGTCTTATATGGGAGGCATGCATGTAAAGCAGcacatcttttaaaaaattagcaacatCTGATGAACTAAAAAATTCTACCAAGTTCACAAGTTATTATGGAAATGGATgtgtgaaaattttctattctaGCAAAGCAAAAAATATGTGATGATACTTGATCAAGCTTAAGGACACCAAATCTTTATTGAACATGAGGCTTTAAACAAGTCGAATCAAGGTTTACTGGGCCaggatttaattatttaaatgacCCCAA contains:
- the LOC117909832 gene encoding 60S acidic ribosomal protein P3, with amino-acid sequence MGVFTFVCRSSGKEWTAKQMNGDLEESAASTYDLQRKCVQSALSADSSGGVQSSFSYVTPSSGVFQVIVGGGGGGGFFGGGGAAAAAPSGGGAPAADAPPAEEKKEEKEESDDDMGFSLFD
- the LOC117909843 gene encoding digestive organ expansion factor homolog; amino-acid sequence: MLFVSSYFEYVRIRNFLKSQNASFCLLGEYTKQSDISRARVWFFEGKRKIMLYTERAHFYHRYKIRGIQNLIIYSLPERKEFYPEIVNMLEGSHNMTCTVLFSRFDQFRLERIVGSGPAKRMVASEKNVFVFC